tacTGTGAATTTCATTATTGCTCTCGCAGAACAGATGCTGGGTTTTCTCAGGGTCAAAACGTGGACCTCATTACTGGAACGGCTGTACAGCGCCGCCCCATTTATAGTTGTATCAATTAAACTTTTATCACACaaaccagctgtgtgtgtgtgggactgaaTGACAGGATTAAAATCACATTACCTTCGTACTTCACTGGATGCTGGAAGAGAATCCATCCCCAGTGTGTTCCTAGTTACAattgaaatatgtaaatatgttaatgCTTTTCATTATCGTTCCAAATTACAGGTAGACATAGTTCATGTTTTCCAAATCACTGTTGAATATATTCATGGAGTTTAAACAGTCTCAGTAGAGATTTGATGTCCAGTGTCTTGACATCATCTGAAAAGGGAGTTTTAATGAGGGTCACTGAATAACTGTTCAATTTGTGCAgctacacagaaaaaaaaccttttcacagTGGCCCTTTGAGCCAGTTTGTAGAAAGACAATTGAACTTTATTGATGTGCATTTTCCTAATGTTGGAAAAGCATACAAGCACAAGCacataaacataattttctgtccactgttgtgttttcatgcagaTGGCGTACGTTGGCTACCTGATGTTGTTCAACTACATCGTCCTGGTCAAGATGGACTTGTGGCCTTCTGCTCAAGAGTGGATCGTGATCGCTTACGTCTTCACCAACGGCATTGAGAAGATGAGAGAGGTACAAAAAGATCCTGACGCTGGCTTCATGCAGATGTGCACCATGCATGCACATCTAGACTGAACGCACAATAACCACGACTGCTGAAGTTTTTTTGCCGTAATGTCGCCTAGAGTTGAATTCATTGAGTTCTGTGCTGCAGGGCAGAGGCTAAAGATTATGTCTATATGAGCAAACAgctcataataaataaaaaactggagaaggaaagaagcaaaagaaaaaagggtgaggagggaggagagaaagaaaggggagacagagatgggaaaACAAGTAAACAGAGTAAATAGAAAATGTATGTGGCCACATGAGACTATCTAGTTCATCCTcactgtgtggctgtgtttgtactgtaactGTATGAAATGCATTAATCATTATGTCACATCATTCTCAGCTGCACCACGGTGCCTTCTCAGACATCTGTTAGATGAtcagtgaacacacactgcCCTCTTATGGTGGTCATGGTATAATGCACCTCTGTTTTTCTACTCTTGAGGCTCGCTTCAAATATTCCTTCACTTTCTGCGTTTCGAAACACATTCCCATTGTTCCTGCATCAGCTTCCTTTCCCTTCTTATCTAATTTTCCTCCACCCCTTCCTTCCAGATCTTGATGTCAGAGCCGGGGAAGTTGTTACAGAAGGTGAAGGTGTGGCTTCAGGAGTACTGGAACATCACAGACCTCATGGCCATCCTCATATTCTCGGTCGGGATGGTTCTGCGTCTCCAGGAGCCGCCGCTCATGAGCTACGGGCGGGTCATCTATTGCGTCAACATCATCTATTGGTACATCCGGCTGCTGGACATCTTTGGGGTCAACAAGTACCTGGGTCCCTATGTGATGATGATTGGCAAGATGGTGAGAAGAGTCAGGGgttgtgatgtgtgatgtgatctctcatattttctgtcactgtttttcttttatgtattCTGACTTTTGAGCCATGCTGATTTATAAGAATTCACAAAGTCCGATGATTACAAAGGTTTTCATTTGTATATAGTGTGCAGGCTTGGCTCTAAAAGAGCTTCTGTGCCTCTAAACCTCATTGTTTGATGCCAAAGAGCACAAAGATCAGAGCCTGCGATACACACATGAAGACAAAGCGGAGAAGGGATCAAAAGCCTGAATCTGTATCTGTCTGATGTTCGACCGTCTTTGACATGGACCAGTAGACACAAACTCTATTTGATGTGAAAATCAGcttttagagagagaaagagaaaaaaaccctgaaacatCTTAATTTTTTCTTGCATATTGGTATGGTATAATGAATGGCAGCCTTAATCCAAATTAAGTGCACATTAAATATTGACTTTAGGTTTCATTCCAGAACAAATTAAATTGTAGTTTGAGGGAGCATAATAGTagtccaaaatgtaaaaaaaatcaccaattTATACTATTTAACTGCTTTAATAGACCACCACACaccttttctcttgttttgcCTCATTACTGCTTTCTCCACTTTATCCATACCTTCTTGTTTTATCGTTGTTCCTTTCTATAAATAGTCTTACCAACcgcttctctcttttttttctcttcttaaacCACTCACCCcttcccccttctctctttgacaatccatcctccctctcctcctccctttgtCAGATGATCGACATGATGTATTTTGTGATCATCATGTTGGTGGTGCTGATGAGTTTTGGGGTGGCGCGTCAGGCCATCCTGAACCCTAACGAAGACCCGTCCTGGATGCTAGCTAGGAACATCTTCTTCATGCCTTACTGGATGATCTACGGAGAGGTGTTTGCCGACCAGATTGACCGTAAGTTCAGGGCCAGAGTCTCCGAGCTTTTGAATGAACCTAATTTTTGTTAATACGGGGGGAGAATAGTTCCTGACTCTGAAGAGGGATGCAAGTcatgtgactgaaaatgaaccTATCCCAGAGGAGAATTACACTTAATTTTCAGTTATTCTTCCACAGCTGATGTCCTTATATAACACCTACAtattaaaacactgtaaaaagggACAAATTGCATCTTGACAGACTTTGCTTCACCATATCTGCATAATATTACTCATCTTCTCACACCAGGACATATTTTACTGTCAGTTTGTCTTGATCTTTTTCTGTCTAAAACATTATGTTCTATCAATGTAGACAAAGTGACATTAGacacaataaatcaaacatagACTGTGAGCGGTGTCTGTGAGAAAATGTCCTGAGAGCGCGAGTGCATTCGTGTGCTGTTTCTGTTGTCTCTTTTTGTATGATGGTGTGTACAGAGTGTGAGGAGTGGCCCAAAGAGAAGAGAtctgaaataatgttttcattctttgtttcaGATATGCATAGTAGGAAGTTACAGCAAAGGCTGAATGAAAAACTCTGGCTGGTCGAAAATAACTTTCGAGCTCACGGAAGCTGGCGTAGTAATGGTCCATTCCACATTTCCCAGAGCAGTCAAAATCCCAGTAAATCAATAGATATAGACCTCAATTTAACCACATCTACCTATCCCACCTCTCCTTCATCATCCTCACGTTACCACCATGTCATGCCCACTCCTAACCACTAGAGGCCACTTGAGACAAAAGTGTGCATGCGGCTCCACACGCTCTAAGGTTAAAGTTGCCCTCATGTGCTTGGGTCTCTTGGGTCAGCTACTGTATCTACACAGCATTTTATTCAAATACAAGAAGCTCATTAAAGAGAATTTATAGAGCATGATTCAATGATGCTGCTTATCTTCTCCAAATCTTTAATCTTTGCACTAGTAGCTTGACCTAAGACGATATCTTGTGAGCAACTTCACCCTTTTTAATTTTGGCACTGGCTGGCAAATGGCTCTGTTACATGGCAGTAGCacttttcaaatgtgtttagtATGATCTTCGCTTTTGGTCAGTTGTCACATCAAGAGTAACTAtcaaagtttttaaaagttttgatATTCCCTTGATGTTTCTTCCACCCATTTTGTTCCTCGACCTTCATTTGAAGAAGTGACCCTGCCATGTTAGCACTGTCTGTCACATAAAACCATACCACCTTACCCTTTACGCTGGCTCGGCTTCTCACTGGAGCAACGTTGCCAAAATGTTTCTGCCAAAAATAGCCAAGATTAAACATAAGTAAGCGTTGAAATTGACATTGTCAGTAACACATATGggaataaaacatacacacacatccacaccaGACTATATTTAATCAGCCACCTTTCATCATCTGTAATCTGTTTTTTCACGTGGTTCAGTTGTCAGAGTTTTTATTCCAAATTTTTTTaaggtaaaaataataataaaaaaaattacttcaGTTCTCTGTCTTTGGGCTGCATTGTGTGAAACAATTGAACATCAAGCAACGATGAGCATGACTAGAATGAATCTCAAAGGCAAACAAACCAAGAACAAATGCTGAATGTTCCCCAGACAAGCCACAGCAACTGAACCATCACAGATGGAAAAAACATACTATGTATcctaaatacatttcaaatgattcaaaGCAATCAACCATTGCTGAATGAAGCTATGGCGCACATACGTGACAATATATTTCAAACATCGactacatgtttaaatatattggAGACACAGATTGTGATGAGACATGATGAATGCattctttttgtgtgtattttgttttcagatgcaCATTTCTGAACATGAGCCCCAACCATTATAGTGTCCACTCTATCCAGTCCCCTCTTTAAGaagcataaatataaaattatgcttcttgtttgtttgcaaaatATGGAGTTATGCATTTTGTTTGGTATTTTCAGGTCTGcttgtctctttgtttgttctCGTTGTCTTAGAACTCAATCTGCAGAATGTGCCTGAATGTTTTacgttttctttattttaatttcttatggctttttttccttttatcttctgtttatgttatgtgtcttgcatgtcttttttaatttgttgtgcATCTACAAATTTCAAGTCAAGGATTCAAGTCTCTATCTGCAGACATAGTTAACCTTGTATTAActtctatgtgtgtttgttttgcggCGGTGTGCAGCCCCCTGTGGGCAGAACATCACTACAGATGACGGGGTGGTGGTGGCTCTGGCTCCCTGTAAGACTGGAGCCTGGATTGTCCCAGCCATCATGGCCTGCTACCTGCTGGTGGCCAACATACTGCTGGTCAACTTACTCATAGCTGTGTTCAAGTACGTGAAATCATTTAACTTTTTCAACAAACTGGTTTACAGAAACAGAAGCATGCTGATGTCTCTAGGACATGCATGTTACTCATAGCGTTGTCTAATTAATACGCTTGTGGACATAGCtgaaaagagaaatgacagtAGTTCGTGTTTGTCTTGCTGTTAAGCTGCACTCATTAGAGGCTgataggaaaaacaaaatggcacgGTGCTTCTTCCACAGGGACAATATAACGCTAATGATTTGTTATTGTACCTCTGAAATAATCCATGTAGCGAGGacatcatcctcttcttcaCATTTGTCCGGGTAATTaccaaacacaaaagaaaacaaggttAAATTGAAGATTTAATCACATCACAGACACCACATTTACTTCTATCTCCAGATACTCTCTGTGTCCAGACTGGCATGCTAAGTGAACATGTatacttcagtttgttttcagctttcagtGGATGTAACATTTCTTGGTCGGTCTGTCATTGTCCGTCTCCTTAGTAATACATTCTTCGAGGTGAAGTCCATCTCCAACCAGGTCTGGAAGTTCCAGCGTTACCAGCTTATTATGACCTTCCACGAGCGCCCGGTCCTTCCTCCACCCCTCATCATCTTCAGTCACATAACTATGGTCCTCAAGCATCTGTGCTGTCGTTGGCGCAAGCATGACGACGACGAGAGGGACTATGGACTGAGTGAGTGATAGATAAACATGAGGACGGACACAATATTTTCATAGTTGTAATAGATTCACATCCCTGTTAAGTGCtatttgcagtatatatgtacatataaatattGGATTTGGACTAAATATGACACTGTAGCGTTATCACTTCCCTTAAACTCTTTCTTTCGTAGAACTTTTCATCACTGAAGACGAGCTGAAGAAGGTCCATGACTTCGAGGAGCAGTGTATAGAGGAGTActtcagagagaaagatgacCGATTCCACTCGTCCAACGATGAGAGGATCAGAGTCACTTCTGAAAGGTGAGACAAGAGCTACACAGAAAATGTCCGTGCATTCAACTCGGAGCTTTCAGCCTGTTGAAGACAGACTGGTAAAGATAGACCAGGTAGATAGAGGAGGTGACGGAGCAGAGACGTGGGCTGTagtgcacatttcaaacagaaTTTGTATCCTTTCTCTAATGTGGTGCATGAAGAGTACTTTGTGTCTATATTTGCAGtacatttctaaatgtatttttttgtgaattaaagtttgctttgtttgtttgttggtgatGTGgtgctctgtctcttttttcctccaacaTTTTAACCAGCTGTTCCCCCCCCTTTGCAATGCTCGTCTTAATGTCTTAATCTTAATGTCTTTCCATTCTCCTCTTCTGTTCTCCATCAGGGTGGAGAATATGGCAATGCGTCTGGAGGAAGTCAATGAAAGGGAACACTTCATGAAGGCCTCACTGCAGACTGTTGACATCCGTCTGGCCCAAATGGAGGAGCTGATTGGACGAATAGCCGTGGCACTGGAGCGTGTGACAGGTGTTGAGCGAGGGGAGGTGAACAAAGTGCGTTCCCGGACGTCATCTGACTGCACAGACTCAGCTTACATCCTCCGCCAGGGTGAGTGCCCAGAGGCGGCGTACATCCTCCGTCAAAGCAGCTTTAACAGCACAGAAGGGAATGCCTACCGCCTGCAGGAGGCACTGGAAGGAGCAGCGGAGGGCTCCATGTCCCCTCCTTCCCCCACCAGCATGGCTACACGGACAAGAAGCCACTCATTTTATGTCGGAGGCggtcgtggtggtggtggtgaacgTGCAGGTGGGGCTGAACGAGCTGAGAGCTTCTTCAAAGAACGCTCGCTCAGTCTCCACCGAGCCAACAGCTCACAATCAGTGTCCTCAGGTGCTGCCCCCAAGGAGTCTAAGCCCCTCCCCCTGGCGACGCTGTCGGTCTGCCAGCAGCACCGTCCATCGTCATGCATTGATATCTATGTGTCTACATCTGAGGAGGTGGGGCCTGCGGAGGTCTTTCTGGATCCTCTCCGTGTGGCCCCACAGCTCCAGAGAGACTCCTCGCTGCAGTCAGATACCATGGAGACGGTGCTGCCGGGAGGCCGGGACTTCAGCAGCGTCGCCACTAGCGGTATGGGCGACAGGCACTCGGAGGGCGGTGCAGGCAGCAGTGGAACAGCTGGAGCCATGTTTGATGACAGTGCAGCTGCTGATTTGTCATTGTGCTCAGCCCATCTCTTACCAGACGCCACTTTACCTCCTTGGGACATGGATCCATCCCCACCTCCCTCAGCAGGGCTGCTCGAGCGCTCGAAGAGCAGCCGCTACCTCTCTACAGCAGGCACAGCGTTCCTGGATGAACCCCCTTTGGTCAAGTCCCACAGCCTCATGTTCACACCAAGAGGCTGCTATAGTGGCCTGGGGGCAGGGGTCCAGGTAAAAGCTGCAGAGTACACCAGCATCACTGACTGCATCGATACACGCTGCGTTTCAGCTCCATACACTCCTGCAGAACGCTCAAACTCCCCCGGAGGATCCACCTCCTTCCCCTTTGATAAGCCGTCAGAGATTGGTTCTTCTCACCCAGAGAGAGAGGCCGAGCTTAGTCACACAGAGTCTGATCCAGAGGATCTCGAGGACCTGATTCCGGCCCCTGATACCCCTCGTCTAGGGGGCCTTAGTGGGCCCAGTGGGGCCCCTCTCTGCTCCCCCTTCTCCAGGCTGGAGCGAGCAAACAGCTGCTCCTCAGATGACTCCCATCCTTCCCTCACACTGGCCCCTCCGCACCGGAAGAGCCTGTCGGTGagtgagaggatggagaggggaCCGGGTCTGGGGGCAGACAGGGGGCCTGCGCCAGGGGGCAGGGGTCTGGCAGGAACCAGAAACCCCTTCCTCAGGAGCAAGTCTGGAGCACGGCCTGACACAGCCAAGACTGACAGCCTCTCCATGAGGAAGCTGGCCACTCCGTCAGCTTTCCGCAGCTTTGATAGACAAAACTACACGTGACAAGAACAGTGgtcagcacactcacacactgacaggacCAGGgtggaaaaatgaaaagggCCAAAGTAAAAGCAGGGTGAAGTTGCCCATAGATACTGATCTGGACCAGATCTACAGTTTTTTCACTTATGTTTTAGGGTAGAAAGGTGATTTATTCATAGTCAGTGCTGGGGGGCAACTTTACCCTGGATCAGGAgtcaggaagaggaggatgggagATGCAGGGGTCCTACTGTACACcagtcaaaaacaaagagctatGAATCTAGAGTAGTTTTTACCTCCTCTTGTAGCTACGTAACTCTCAATGGGGTGTTATGGCAATGGAAGGTGTATTTGTACTCTGTCTTCCACCCACCACCTTTACGTCGAGTAGACATCTGTCACTGTGTTACATCACATATCAGTCACGTTAGTCAGAGGAAGTATACTGTTAACTCTTAGCTGCATTATATGGTAGGAAGTTTCAAGTCTGTGAGACAAAGAGAgcggagaaaggaaaaaaaaaaaaaacggccaCCTCATTTTGTCTTCAAGTCATTACCGTCTcaaaactttcattttaaatacatttttctctcttcatataATCCTAACTCCACTCTGTAAGACCCCAGCActaaaaaacaggaagaaacaaacgtttctgtctgtttcataaAGGAATTATTGTGTCTGAAACCATCAGGAACTATTTTTCCTCTTGGTTGCGATGGAAATGATTGCAGTGACATGGCAACAACTTACCTCTGGATAcacatttcaaataattaatatttatcttTCAAAAGAATATCAAATGTaattgtcttttcattttttttagaataatttctttacaacattgttttttatttcttttagtaAATCAGCTAGAAAACAGTGAAAGCAGTGTTTGAACACACTCCAGTCAAAAAGGTAATTTCTCTGTCACGTGTCTCCAGTcatggagagaaagaaacatgacAAGAGCACAGAGTCCAGGCATGAATCTGGtccaggaaaagaaaagaaaggagttTAATTAAGTGCATGTTGACACTGACATGCATATTtacatgtctgcacacacacactgtcagtgaAATCTCACATcatacaagaaaacaaactagTTTCAGACCTGATCCCTGAGAGCTTTAACAAGTGCAATTGCAAAAACACGGGGACAAGAGGGCGCTATGAGCCTACTACACAAGCAATGCTTGCAGAGACGTAAATCTTCTTTGCCTGCGCCTGACACCAAAAATCCTTACACTCAATGAATCGTCACTCTCTTGCCACCCGGCCCTCCTCTTTCAGGTTTTTGGCAGCGGCATTATGTCGCAATGGTTTTGCATCCACCTACACCTAATAGATCCGTCCTTCATCTGTTCCATAACTGTCATTCATTTGCTTTactcctttatttatttatttcttttattgcatTCAAAGCCAGCCTCTGCAAAAGGAGACAGCAATTGCCCGATGACTGAACCCACTATAAGTCATATACAGGTCAAGAAGAGTTCCTAAAGAAAGAgctatgaatttattttttaaaaagcttgaaaTAAGCTGTCAAGTATATGCATTTTAGCTGAGGTGAAAGAAAAGATGTGCATTTTAAAGTGAGGAGAAAACATGgagctattattattattattaaaagatgAAAGCCAGATCagtgttttaaatttttttattctaatggGAAAAGTCTGGGTGGAGAAAGATGCCCTTCTCTGATAGCTTtgtaaaaataagataaagaaaTTAATAGAAATTCttactgatttttttatgttcGTTTTATATTTCCTCACTATTACAAATCAGTTTAATCATGTTGCATTTATTTGGAGACTGATTctatttattgacattttctttctggCTCATTATTGATAATTACAGTAAATGCCTGTTTGAATTCCGAAATCAATATTTATATCTTCTCAGTGATATTTTTGTCGAATTTTAAGTATTTTCTAATTAAgcttttaaatttaataaaagATGACCATCGACATGCACTAAATGCtgatgtattatattatataatatatatatatatatatatatatataatagacctgtctgatatactgtacatttcaatcatatttaaagtatttaaagtagtttttattgtatgttttatCAAGACGCTTCTGAGAATTTTCTAATGTAAAGTTGACATGGCAATACACAATTGCCAGTATACCAAACTTAGGGTGCCTTTTGGGCATGGATGTAGTATGTGGGGACTGAAGTGATTCAGAAATCTGTGAAatttctcatgtttttgttttttacctaaTCATAGAGCCCAAATATCTGTGATTATTTTTAACATGTGGCTTTTGCATACAATCATAGACCTTTGTTGTTCTCTTAAAACACATCTGATGTACCgggcagggggggggggtgctgTTCAAAATAGACTGTATCATTGCTTGTATGGACATTTATTTGAATCCAAAAAAAGATCATTGTGAATAATCGTTTCATAGCTGAAGATACAAATCTATTTGCACATGAAACTGAGACATACAGGTGAGGATATAACATCACCATAGGGTTGTAGTAATCCTTGACTTGTCTCTGTGTCACAACCTAAACTGTTCATATATCTATGAACCCTTACCCAAAACCCTGAACCTTAAAAGGGGTACTCCAGTGATTTAGTAATGCAACTCCACAAAGTCAGGAGAGTTTTTAGAGACAGACGttgagatatcctgacttttagtccctGGTATGGGTCAAGCTTCAGTAACACCAGATCCTACTGTTCCCACAGTGCAACCCTCTCTGACTGTTAAATGCTCTCATCTTGCCCCCAGATAATAACACAGGTTGCTTGTGAAATATTTGAAGGCTGACGCCTCACTGAACAAGACTTTTCTCAAACTTAGAGCTCCCGACAGAGCTACAAAAAACATTATACGACTGTGTTCATAGGCTGAATTCTACTCTAAGTGACcagtaaacacatttatttgtaaaatcTTAACCCAGCAATTACAACACTAACATAAATACATTGTGGACACATGCTCAGTATGAATCATGTAGGTTGGACAGATCGGGGAGTAACACACTTAAATGCCTATAAGATGTCAAATGGGATGTTGTAGCCTGTCGATACATACAAAGGATCATATTTGCAAATTCCTCAACAAATATGTTGACTCCGGTATGTTTTAGAGAGGAAAGGTTGACCCCAAGTCAATGCTCAGGGACAGCGTTACCCCAGCGATGCAAGGTACAAAGTATATCATGGCggaaagaaagggaaaataGAAGAAAGATTTGAATTTGTCTTCAGCAGAAGGCTTCCAGTATGATCACTGTGCTTTACGATTCTAATCCAGAGTCTTCGGGGATCGTAGTGAAATCTATATATTTTGTGCTTTATGTCTTTAGAAATGGCAatagaatgaatgaatgtcttCATACCTGATCAACTGACATTGTTCACCCACAGGAGTTGAATTTCTTAACAGTTgctgaaccaaaccaaactttGCCAAAGTAAATGGAAACGACATGAGCTGTGCTCTACCGACCTGTTGTCTACACAGCTGTGGCAGACAAGCAAAGGTCGTACAGCTCAGCTCAGGTTTGCAAGtataaaaacagatgacagtGTCGGACCGAAAGTTTAGACCCTCCtcaatcaaaatgttttcatttctttaatccTTACAGTAAGGAACGTTGGAGATAGCATACATGTCTATGGCACTTGGTTGGTTTTGTGACGTTGACATGGCTCTTGTGGAAGGTATTGacaggaggtgtgtgtatgtgtgtgtacattaacTGTGTGTGGACCCAGACATGACACCAATAACAGGGAGGCATGGCAACACATTACAACCCAACAGAATTTCagtgtacagtattttttaaatattttcctaTACTGTATCTTACAGTTTTGTGGAGTCATGAACATATGGTAATAATCAACTGATCTGCTTCCCTCCTCCGACGACCTATGACTCGTAAGATAAAGAGAGTTTCACGCACATGTTTTTTCTGCAATAATTGCTGATGTTGTGCTTCTACAACTGAAAGGGACTTAACCCCCCTCACTGGTCACACTTTATTTAATGTCCTTCAAATGCATGCAGTTCTTCCACTCAGAGTGTACAGAGGCGACCTGTAAAAGACGACTGAGAGAACGATAGAGAGCGATTATAATATGAAATCAAAGTAGTGAGTATTTGGATGCAAATACAAATCTGTATTCTTCAATGTGAATAGGATCATGTCTGGCATgcattgttaaataaaaaaaaaattaaatagattGGTACTCCATGTCTCGCCTGTTTTTACTTCACCGGGATCTTTAGCCTTCGAGGACTGATGTTATCATGTGTAAAGTTTTGGCAGgctgtgataaaaacacaagcagggAGGTGTTTCTCAGACACACAAGCTATGAGAAAAGATTTATAGTGAGCTTATAGCCTATTGGACTAAAACATCAGGAACATCTGCATTTCTTTGACCCCCTTTATGTGAGCTACAAACCTGGGCAGAGAGCTGTTAACCTCATAAAACATCAAGAGTACATGGTGTATAAACCATCATGTAATGAGGCACATCACTTTAAGTTGTTCTGCAGTTGAGGCAGGACAACAGGCTTCCCCGGCCTCCCCCGGCCTCCCCCTGGCTGCTGGTGATATAAGCGGGACAGGTGCTGCTGGGTGGactgtcatttttaaaactgCCATATGGTGCAAACGCAGCCGTGAATTGGTCCCCCAAGACTCTTTAAAACTCTTTATGTGATGTGTGAACACTTTTTCAGGACAACTGCCATGTTTTATACTACTTCCTCTGGAAATCATCCTTTATACTTCTTCATGGTATAGTTCTGGTCCGTGGCTCGGCCTGGCTGTGTggttttcaatgtgtgtgtgtgtgcgaaacAAACACCTGCGCGtcagtttgtgcagaaactgAAAATCACCACTTCTGCATTTATGTATGTGTTGCTTTGCAAAGACTTCAGCCCAATAACATCAACACCTGTGCCTGTGCAACCTGTATTATAATACAACTAGTGCAACAGCTTCATATTTCCATGTTTTACTGAACTGTATTGTCCTGAATTCAATCAGTGGTGAAAGAAGTCCTCAACTTCCTAACTTTAAGTTAACAAATCCTTAAAGCAacgtttgtatttttgtgatttagtgacCCCAGTTTCAAAGTGCAATATCATTTCCGCAAATAtggacatttttatgtttatttgttatgattacattacttatgatcaataACTAGTCCCAGAATGACAGGccaacatcaagcaagtgcaacacaagacacagcagccagctaatatcatttactagtccaacagcaagaggCCCAGCTCGGCCTCTGTCTTTCAGacctttatttcacaaagctcttgccACTAACTAAAAGTCTTCGGTCTTCTTCACCTCcatcattatgtccatagaggctgctaagcccagttacattgccccggttgcccagctccggtttTGGCATGACAttggctctgctccccatcagtATCCGCCTGCGCCgagggcctgaaaacctcctcttccaaGTGGACCGaaactctgagctcacagtccaggcaggacggctaacaaactgagctaacagcaactagtttacttcactgtccgtcagaAAACTCAGACACAGAGTTGAGTTGGAGCAGCcagaagacatcagagggaaaaccaggaGATTcttccctcttctttctccataAATGAATCTGACCCAGTTTCACagagttggtggtgtgtgacttggaGCCATAAAGCATTACATACTTCTCTCAggtgatcgtacctggagcacaCATTTACAGAAGAACCTGATttcaagtcagtgtagcatcaaaatgttgTGTTATTTCATGGCCAATAAAAGT
This genomic stretch from Larimichthys crocea isolate SSNF chromosome III, L_crocea_2.0, whole genome shotgun sequence harbors:
- the trpm3 gene encoding transient receptor potential cation channel subfamily M member 3 isoform X1, with the translated sequence MASKKKWAERRELRRDRPFSTRDDSSVASGTSGPGRPTTRGRFSESWKRLSSRGGSTKRGALNSQQPPAQKSWIERAFSKRECVHIIVSAKDPHRCCCGRLIGQHVGLPPGISSSQNDKAERLAKNDSLSEKWSISKHTQLSPTDAFGTIEFQGGGHSNKAMYVRVSYDTKPDLLLHLMTKEWQLDLPKLLISVHGGLQNFELQPKLKQVFGKGLIKAAMTTGAWIFTGGVNTGVIRHVGDALKDHASKSRGKICTIGIAPWGIVENQEDLVGKDVVRPYQTMSNPMSKLTVLNSLHSHFILADNGTTGKYGAEVKLRRQLEKHISLQKINTRIGQGVPVVALIVEGGPNVISIVLEYLRDTPPVPVVVCDGSGRASDILAFGHKYSEEGGIINESLRDQLLVTIQKTFTYSRTQAQHLFIILMECMKKKELITVFRMGSEGHQDIDLAILTALLKGANASAPDQLSLALAWNRVDIARSQIFIYGQQWPVGSLEQAMLDALVLDRVDFVKLLIENGVSMHRFLTLSRLEELYNTRHGPSNTLYHLVRDVKKGNLPPDYRISLIDIGLVIEYLMGGAYRCNYTRKRFRTLYHNLFGPKRPKALKLLGMEDDMPIRRGRQKTTRKREEEVDIDLDDPEINHFPFPFHELMVWAVLMKRQKMALFFWQHGEEAMAKALVACKLCKAMAHEASENDMVDDISQELNHNSREFAQLAVELLDQSYKQDEQMAMKLLTYELKNWSNATCLQLAVAAKHRDFIAHTCSQMLLTDMWMGRLRMRKNSGLKVILGLLLPPSILSLEFKNKDEMSYMPQDQEAYLQEKEEEEPEKPVKEKEEEDMEFTVRSYCETQYNSVAMLGKVTTETSRKKDVEEVQNRHRLIPMGRKIYEFYNAPIVKFWFHTMAYVGYLMLFNYIVLVKMDLWPSAQEWIVIAYVFTNGIEKMREILMSEPGKLLQKVKVWLQEYWNITDLMAILIFSVGMVLRLQEPPLMSYGRVIYCVNIIYWYIRLLDIFGVNKYLGPYVMMIGKMMIDMMYFVIIMLVVLMSFGVARQAILNPNEDPSWMLARNIFFMPYWMIYGEVFADQIDHMHSRKLQQRLNEKLWLVENNFRAHGSWRSNGPFHISQSSQNPTPCGQNITTDDGVVVALAPCKTGAWIVPAIMACYLLVANILLVNLLIAVFNNTFFEVKSISNQVWKFQRYQLIMTFHERPVLPPPLIIFSHITMVLKHLCCRWRKHDDDERDYGLKLFITEDELKKVHDFEEQCIEEYFREKDDRFHSSNDERIRVTSERVENMAMRLEEVNEREHFMKASLQTVDIRLAQMEELIGRIAVALERVTGVERGEVNKVRSRTSSDCTDSAYILRQGECPEAAYILRQSSFNSTEGNAYRLQEALEGAAEGSMSPPSPTSMATRTRSHSFYVGGGRGGGGERAGGAERAESFFKERSLSLHRANSSQSVSSGAAPKESKPLPLATLSVCQQHRPSSCIDIYVSTSEEVGPAEVFLDPLRVAPQLQRDSSLQSDTMETVLPGGRDFSSVATSGMGDRHSEGGAGSSGTAGAMFDDSAAADLSLCSAHLLPDATLPPWDMDPSPPPSAGLLERSKSSRYLSTAGTAFLDEPPLVKSHSLMFTPRGCYSGLGAGVQVKAAEYTSITDCIDTRCVSAPYTPAERSNSPGGSTSFPFDKPSEIGSSHPEREAELSHTESDPEDLEDLIPAPDTPRLGGLSGPSGAPLCSPFSRLERANSCSSDDSHPSLTLAPPHRKSLSVSERMERGPGLGADRGPAPGGRGLAGTRNPFLRSKSGARPDTAKTDSLSMRKLATPSAFRSFDRQNYT